The following proteins are encoded in a genomic region of Musa acuminata AAA Group cultivar baxijiao chromosome BXJ2-11, Cavendish_Baxijiao_AAA, whole genome shotgun sequence:
- the LOC135626891 gene encoding probable pectin methylesterase CGR2 isoform X2 — MAARRAVNQSRRLPDSASIPLVSSLHPKSRSTPLLSVGLVLLGAFLLIGYSYSSSGGLASDKEAIHKGASCTSEVHRAIPFLKKAYGQTMRKVLHVGPDTCAVVSTLLKEDDTEAWGVEPYDLEDADSSCKRLIRKGFVRSADIKFSLPYRPKSFSVVIVSDALDYLSPKYLNKTLPDLARVSSDGLVIFAGYPGQQRAKVLELAKFGKPVKLRSSSWWIRYFVQTGLQENEAATKKFEQAASKSSYKPSCQIFHLVS; from the exons ATGGCAGCAAGAAGAGCAGTGAATCAATCTCGACGCTTGCCTGACAGCGCAAGCATTCCGCTTGTCAGCTCACTGCACCCAAAGTCACGGAGCACGCCATTGTTATCTGTAGGGCTGGTCCTCTTG GGTGCTTTTCTTCTCATTGGTTACTCCTACAGCAGCTCTG GTGGATTGGCCAGTGACAAGGAAGCAATACACAAAG GTGCTTCCTGCACATCAGAAGTTCATCGGGCGATACCTTTTCTGAAGAAGGCTTATGGTCAAACCATGCGCAAGGTTTTGCATGTAGGGCCTGACACTTGTGCGGTTGTTTCTACATTGTTAAAAGAAGATGATACTGAAGCTTGGGGTGTGGAACCATATGACTTGGAGGATGCTGATAGTAGTTGCAAGAGGCTTATTCGTAAAGGATTTGTGCGTTCAGCTGATATCAAATTTTCTCTGCCATATAGGCCAAAGTCGTTTTCTGTTGTCATTGTCTCAGATGCATTGGATTACTTATCTCCAAAATACCTTAACAAGACGCTTCCAGACCTGGCAAGAGTATCATCTGATGGACTTGTTATATTTGCTG GTTATCCAGGTCAGCAGAGAGCCAAGGTTTTGGAGCTTGCAAAATTTGGAAAACCG GTTAAATTGCGGAGTTCATCCTGGTGGATACGATATTTTGTTCAGACTGGCTTACAAGAGAATGAAGCTGCCACAAAGAAGTTTGAGCAGGCTGCAAGCAAGAGCTCTTACAAACCGAGCTGCCAGATTTTTCACCTCGTCTCATAG
- the LOC135626891 gene encoding probable pectin methylesterase CGR2 isoform X3, with protein MAARRAVNQSRRLPDSASIPLVSSLHPKSRSTPLLSVGLVLLGAFLLIGYSYSSSGGLASDKEAIHKGEGASCTSEVHRAIPFLKKAYGQTMRKVLHVGPDTCAVVSTLLKEDDTEAWGVEPYDLEDADSSCKRLIRKGFVRSADIKFSLPYRPKSFSVVIVSDALDYLSPKYLNKTLPDLARVSSDGLVIFAGQQRAKVLELAKFGKPVKLRSSSWWIRYFVQTGLQENEAATKKFEQAASKSSYKPSCQIFHLVS; from the exons ATGGCAGCAAGAAGAGCAGTGAATCAATCTCGACGCTTGCCTGACAGCGCAAGCATTCCGCTTGTCAGCTCACTGCACCCAAAGTCACGGAGCACGCCATTGTTATCTGTAGGGCTGGTCCTCTTG GGTGCTTTTCTTCTCATTGGTTACTCCTACAGCAGCTCTG GTGGATTGGCCAGTGACAAGGAAGCAATACACAAAGGTGAAG GTGCTTCCTGCACATCAGAAGTTCATCGGGCGATACCTTTTCTGAAGAAGGCTTATGGTCAAACCATGCGCAAGGTTTTGCATGTAGGGCCTGACACTTGTGCGGTTGTTTCTACATTGTTAAAAGAAGATGATACTGAAGCTTGGGGTGTGGAACCATATGACTTGGAGGATGCTGATAGTAGTTGCAAGAGGCTTATTCGTAAAGGATTTGTGCGTTCAGCTGATATCAAATTTTCTCTGCCATATAGGCCAAAGTCGTTTTCTGTTGTCATTGTCTCAGATGCATTGGATTACTTATCTCCAAAATACCTTAACAAGACGCTTCCAGACCTGGCAAGAGTATCATCTGATGGACTTGTTATATTTGCTG GTCAGCAGAGAGCCAAGGTTTTGGAGCTTGCAAAATTTGGAAAACCG GTTAAATTGCGGAGTTCATCCTGGTGGATACGATATTTTGTTCAGACTGGCTTACAAGAGAATGAAGCTGCCACAAAGAAGTTTGAGCAGGCTGCAAGCAAGAGCTCTTACAAACCGAGCTGCCAGATTTTTCACCTCGTCTCATAG
- the LOC135626891 gene encoding probable pectin methylesterase CGR2 isoform X1 encodes MAARRAVNQSRRLPDSASIPLVSSLHPKSRSTPLLSVGLVLLGAFLLIGYSYSSSGGLASDKEAIHKGEGASCTSEVHRAIPFLKKAYGQTMRKVLHVGPDTCAVVSTLLKEDDTEAWGVEPYDLEDADSSCKRLIRKGFVRSADIKFSLPYRPKSFSVVIVSDALDYLSPKYLNKTLPDLARVSSDGLVIFAGYPGQQRAKVLELAKFGKPVKLRSSSWWIRYFVQTGLQENEAATKKFEQAASKSSYKPSCQIFHLVS; translated from the exons ATGGCAGCAAGAAGAGCAGTGAATCAATCTCGACGCTTGCCTGACAGCGCAAGCATTCCGCTTGTCAGCTCACTGCACCCAAAGTCACGGAGCACGCCATTGTTATCTGTAGGGCTGGTCCTCTTG GGTGCTTTTCTTCTCATTGGTTACTCCTACAGCAGCTCTG GTGGATTGGCCAGTGACAAGGAAGCAATACACAAAGGTGAAG GTGCTTCCTGCACATCAGAAGTTCATCGGGCGATACCTTTTCTGAAGAAGGCTTATGGTCAAACCATGCGCAAGGTTTTGCATGTAGGGCCTGACACTTGTGCGGTTGTTTCTACATTGTTAAAAGAAGATGATACTGAAGCTTGGGGTGTGGAACCATATGACTTGGAGGATGCTGATAGTAGTTGCAAGAGGCTTATTCGTAAAGGATTTGTGCGTTCAGCTGATATCAAATTTTCTCTGCCATATAGGCCAAAGTCGTTTTCTGTTGTCATTGTCTCAGATGCATTGGATTACTTATCTCCAAAATACCTTAACAAGACGCTTCCAGACCTGGCAAGAGTATCATCTGATGGACTTGTTATATTTGCTG GTTATCCAGGTCAGCAGAGAGCCAAGGTTTTGGAGCTTGCAAAATTTGGAAAACCG GTTAAATTGCGGAGTTCATCCTGGTGGATACGATATTTTGTTCAGACTGGCTTACAAGAGAATGAAGCTGCCACAAAGAAGTTTGAGCAGGCTGCAAGCAAGAGCTCTTACAAACCGAGCTGCCAGATTTTTCACCTCGTCTCATAG
- the LOC135627285 gene encoding AT-hook motif nuclear-localized protein 23-like: MGGIDPVVATTPSTPSLHVRNPNAQLSPHRRDLADNPATPNSSSSKNNNNNNNHVKDDDAGTGDDHSGGGGGGLDMVEAGSGGSGNSGRRPRGRPPGSKNKPKPPVIITRESPNALRSHVLEIVSGTDIMDAIAVFARRRQRGVSILSGSGVVTNVTLRQPAAPPGSVITLHGRFEILSVSGAFLPAPSPPGATGLTVYLAGGQGQVVGGVVAGELVASGPVLIIAATFANATYERLPLGDDESEAAAAPPGSEEMQLLQSPGGDGAGGGSSSHQLHAGLATDPPLFNPPPSLLPNGQMPHEVFGAWTSTSSRHPPSY; this comes from the coding sequence ATGGGCGGAATAGACCCCGTCGTCGCCACCACTCCCTCGACCCCTTCCCTCCATGTCCGCAACCCCAACGCCCAACTCAGCCCCCACCGCCGAGACCTAGCGGACAACCCCGCTACCccgaacagcagcagcagcaagaacaacaacaacaacaacaaccatgTCAAGGACGACGACGCCGGCACCGGAGACGACCActccggcggtggtggtggtggccttGACATGGTCGAAGCCGGATCAGGCGGGAGCGGCAACTCCGGACGCCGCCCTCGGGGCCGGCCGCCCGGGTCGAAGAACAAGCCGAAGCCGCCCGTCATCATCACGAGGGAGAGCCCCAACGCGCTCCGCTCTCACGTCCTCGAGATCGTCAGCGGCACCGACATCATGGACGCCATCGCCGTCTTCGCCCGCCGCCGTCAGCGCGGCGTCTCGATTTTGAGCGGCAGCGGCGTCGTCACCAACGTCACGCTCCGGCAGCCCGCCGCGCCGCCAGGCTCCGTCATCACTCTCCATGGACGGTTCGAGATCCTCTCTGTGTCAGGCGCATTCCTTCCGGCGCCGTCGCCCCCAGGCGCCACGGGGCTGACCGTGTACCTCGCCGGTGGGCAAGGGCAGGTGGTGGGTGGGGTCGTGGCCGGGGAATTGGTGGCCTCGGGGCCGGTGTTGATCATAGCAGCCACCTTCGCTAATGCCACCTACGAACGGTTGCCGCTCGGCGACGACGAGTCCGAGGCGGCTGCAGCACCACCGGGATCGGAGGAAATGCAGTTGCTACAGAGCCCAGGAGGAGATGGAGCAGGTGGTGGTTCGTCGTCACACCAGCTGCATGCCGGATTGGCGACCGACCCCCCTCTCTTCAATCCACCGCCGAGCCTGCTTCCCAATGGGCAGATGCCGCACGAGGTGTTCGGTGCGTGGACCTCAACGAGTTCGCGTCATCCGCCATCCTACTGA